A single window of Sphingobium sp. SCG-1 DNA harbors:
- a CDS encoding cation diffusion facilitator family transporter, translating to MFRENIVLFGALAANVGIAIAKFIAASITGSSSMLTEGVHSLVDSGNQILLLYGQKRAKRPPDQTHPFGYGRELYFWAFVVAILIFAVGAGVSIYEGYLHINEPEPLRNPLVNYIVLAVSVALEGTSWTIAVREFESRRGDTPWWQAIRNSKDPAGFIVLFEDSAALLGLIVAAAGVWASHYFNDPRIDGYASILIGLVLAAVAMLLAREAKGLLIGERADPEVIARVRAIVNGHDRITAVNHVRTIHTAPDKVFVAISADFDDSLRMGEAETLISQLQAKLKAVMPQLTSIYIRPEKIEDAPLALLPKGAG from the coding sequence ATGTTCAGGGAAAACATCGTCCTATTCGGCGCATTGGCCGCGAACGTAGGCATAGCCATCGCCAAGTTCATCGCTGCGTCGATCACCGGCTCTTCATCGATGTTGACCGAGGGCGTCCATTCGCTCGTCGACAGCGGCAATCAGATTCTGCTGCTCTATGGCCAGAAGCGGGCGAAGCGTCCGCCCGATCAGACGCATCCCTTCGGCTACGGGCGCGAACTGTACTTCTGGGCGTTCGTCGTCGCCATCCTCATATTCGCGGTCGGCGCGGGCGTCTCGATCTACGAAGGCTATCTCCACATCAACGAGCCGGAGCCGCTGCGCAACCCGCTCGTCAATTATATAGTGCTGGCCGTTTCGGTGGCGCTGGAAGGCACGTCGTGGACGATCGCGGTTCGTGAATTCGAGAGCAGACGCGGCGATACGCCGTGGTGGCAGGCCATTCGCAATTCCAAAGACCCGGCAGGCTTCATAGTGCTGTTCGAGGATTCGGCGGCGCTGTTGGGGCTGATTGTCGCTGCGGCCGGAGTTTGGGCGAGCCACTATTTCAATGATCCACGGATCGATGGCTATGCCTCGATCCTGATCGGGCTGGTGTTGGCCGCCGTAGCGATGTTGCTGGCCCGCGAGGCGAAGGGCCTGCTGATCGGGGAGCGTGCCGATCCCGAAGTCATTGCAAGAGTAAGAGCCATCGTGAACGGCCATGACCGGATCACCGCCGTCAATCATGTCAGGACGATCCACACAGCCCCGGACAAAGTGTTCGTCGCGATCAGTGCCGACTTCGATGACAGCCTGAGAATGGGGGAAGCCGAAACGCTGATCAGCCAGTTGCAGGCGAAGTTGAAGGCGGTGATGCCGCAACTGACGTCTATCTATATCCGGCCGGAGAAGATCGAGGACGCGCCCCTCGCCCTGTTGCCGAAGGGGGCGGGATGA
- the cobA gene encoding uroporphyrinogen-III C-methyltransferase, producing MPDDRDLIPPGTVWLVGAGPGDPDLLTRKAERLIKAATIVFYDALVGPDILRLIPTHVRQVPVGKRSGRHSKDQSDINALMAEAALSGERVVRLKGGDPSIFGRSTEEINYLFDRQVQVQVCPGITTASAAAASSSISLSTRGLARRVQFVTAHARAGDALDLDWKALADPACTTAFYMGRTAAPEISRELIAAGLSPMTPVLVACDVSLPTERLLHTRLDLLPLATNALAEGKPTMILVGEAVAQGARHQRRATTASTSAARSSSIN from the coding sequence ATGCCTGACGATCGTGATCTCATCCCGCCCGGCACAGTGTGGCTCGTCGGCGCAGGGCCGGGCGATCCGGACCTGCTGACGCGTAAGGCCGAACGGCTGATAAAGGCGGCGACGATCGTGTTCTACGATGCCCTCGTAGGCCCGGATATCTTGAGACTGATCCCGACGCATGTCCGGCAGGTTCCCGTTGGAAAACGCTCCGGCCGCCATTCAAAGGATCAGAGCGATATCAATGCCTTAATGGCGGAGGCAGCGCTGTCCGGCGAACGCGTAGTCCGGTTGAAAGGCGGCGATCCCAGCATCTTCGGCCGCTCCACCGAAGAGATAAATTACCTATTTGACCGTCAAGTTCAGGTTCAGGTTTGCCCTGGCATCACCACTGCCAGTGCCGCAGCAGCCAGCTCGAGCATCTCGCTTTCGACACGCGGCCTTGCCCGCCGCGTCCAGTTCGTGACAGCCCACGCTCGCGCGGGCGACGCGCTCGACCTGGACTGGAAGGCACTGGCCGATCCCGCCTGCACCACCGCCTTCTACATGGGGCGGACGGCAGCCCCGGAAATCAGCCGCGAACTGATCGCCGCCGGATTGTCGCCAATGACGCCCGTCCTCGTTGCCTGCGATGTCAGCCTGCCGACCGAGCGCCTGCTGCACACGCGCCTCGACCTGTTGCCGCTGGCGACGAACGCGCTGGCGGAGGGCAAGCCGACGATGATCCTTGTTGGCGAAGCCGTCGCCCAGGGCGCCAGGCATCAACGCCGCGCGACGACGGCTTCCACTTCCGCGGCACGCAGTTCCAGTATCAACTGA
- a CDS encoding ATP-dependent DNA ligase — protein sequence MMFAEFDNVAPMEAKLVATLPSDAGWQFEPKWDGFRALALREGKEVEILSKSGKSLARYFPEIVAMLASISESRFLLDGEIILPVDDVLSFDALQQRLHPAASRITKLSKETPAQLMLFDCLALGKDDLAGLPLKDRRVALDRFHRDHGRASLLLSPYTSKADEAQAWLAHSGGALDGVIAKRVDEPYRWGERAMLKVKQLRSADCVVGGIRRQKEGNGVASLLLGLYDDGGKLNHVGFTSAIKDEERAAIGDRIAPFLGGEGFTGKAPGGPSRWNNGEASAWEPLKPELVVEVVYDQVTGDRFRHGTRLLRWRPDKAPEQCTMDQLILELRAAEVEAVVARR from the coding sequence ATGATGTTTGCAGAGTTCGACAATGTAGCGCCGATGGAGGCAAAGCTGGTCGCCACTCTGCCCAGCGACGCGGGCTGGCAATTTGAGCCGAAGTGGGACGGCTTTCGTGCGCTGGCTCTGCGCGAAGGGAAAGAAGTCGAGATCCTGTCCAAATCCGGAAAGAGCCTCGCCCGCTATTTCCCGGAGATCGTGGCAATGCTGGCCTCCATCAGTGAGTCGCGCTTCCTGCTGGATGGCGAGATAATCCTTCCGGTGGACGATGTGCTTTCGTTCGATGCCTTGCAGCAGAGGCTGCACCCGGCGGCGAGCCGTATCACGAAGCTCTCGAAGGAGACGCCTGCGCAGCTCATGCTGTTCGACTGCCTGGCGTTGGGGAAGGACGATCTGGCAGGCTTACCTTTGAAGGACCGTCGCGTGGCGCTCGATCGCTTTCATCGTGACCATGGCAGGGCGTCGTTGTTGCTCTCGCCCTACACTAGCAAAGCGGACGAGGCGCAGGCGTGGCTGGCCCATAGCGGCGGCGCGCTGGACGGCGTCATCGCCAAGCGTGTGGACGAACCCTATCGCTGGGGCGAGCGCGCGATGCTGAAGGTGAAGCAACTCCGCAGCGCAGATTGCGTGGTGGGTGGAATACGGCGTCAGAAGGAAGGGAATGGCGTCGCATCGCTCCTGCTCGGCCTCTATGACGACGGGGGGAAGCTCAACCATGTCGGCTTTACGTCAGCGATCAAGGACGAGGAACGGGCGGCGATCGGCGATCGCATCGCACCTTTCCTTGGCGGAGAAGGTTTCACAGGCAAGGCGCCGGGCGGGCCGAGCCGTTGGAACAATGGCGAGGCGAGCGCATGGGAGCCGCTGAAACCAGAGCTGGTGGTCGAGGTTGTGTACGACCAGGTCACCGGCGACCGTTTCCGCCATGGCACGCGCCTGCTGCGCTGGCGGCCCGACAAAGCGCCGGAGCAGTGCACGATGGATCAGTTGATACTGGAACTGCGTGCCGCGGAAGTGGAAGCCGTCGTCGCGCGGCGTTGA